A portion of the Actinomycetota bacterium genome contains these proteins:
- a CDS encoding transcriptional regulator, translated as MGEATGGYQARLGQRLRSIRRQQALSLQQVEQRSGGRWKAVVVGAYERGDRAISAAKLAELAGFYGVPPSELIPQPPARSAAELPSGRGGIVIDLARLSDERLGDEYGAISRYASTIQLRRGDYNGRVLTMRDGDLWSLAAMMGVSSGELLRRLAEDGLLAPREDPVRA; from the coding sequence ATGGGTGAGGCGACCGGCGGGTACCAGGCACGGCTGGGACAGCGACTCCGTTCGATCCGTCGCCAGCAGGCGCTGAGCCTGCAGCAGGTCGAGCAGCGCAGCGGCGGCCGCTGGAAGGCGGTCGTGGTCGGCGCCTACGAGCGAGGTGATCGGGCCATCTCCGCCGCCAAGCTGGCGGAGCTCGCGGGCTTCTACGGGGTCCCCCCTTCCGAACTGATCCCTCAGCCGCCGGCGCGTTCGGCCGCCGAACTGCCGTCCGGCCGCGGCGGGATCGTGATCGACCTCGCCCGGCTCTCGGATGAGCGGCTCGGCGACGAGTACGGGGCGATCTCACGCTACGCCTCGACCATCCAGCTGCGGCGCGGCGACTACAACGGCCGGGTGCTGACCATGCGTGACGGGGACCTGTGGTCCCTGGCCGCCATGATGGGAGTCTCCTCCGGAGAGCTCCTCCGAAGACTCGCCGAGGACGGGCTGCTCGCGCCACGTGAGGATCCGGTCAGGGCCTGA